From the genome of Candidatus Abyssobacteria bacterium SURF_5, one region includes:
- a CDS encoding glycosyltransferase family 1 protein, whose amino-acid sequence MDEPISFSGAADGFADSTRQESSASHRQPSGHVCHIISGDLWAGAACQAYHLLSDLIKTETMLFSAITFNPGKLTNQLTSIGMPVLCLPEDRLSSLEILSEIHRYVDNHGIDIIHCHGHKEQIFGCIASLLLRKRVKVVRTLHGMPEPYSGLAGVRAKCYQILQNCCSLFLTEKIVVVSNDMKDRLKQRKWARKLICIHNGIDPEKVKPTVSREQMKNLLGIVGDDYVIGVACRLVPIKRLDILLQTMRFLQQKHKEVLLLIAGDGPLLSQLKRQAQLLGIEKRVRFLGFRTDIYDVMSTFDVFVMTSDHEGVPMGLLEAVALGIRVVAPAVGGIPEVVNDHTAVLLENLNCETLADCLHSEILKHRAGEKGHLTQKHLPPSSGETSLKMVQLYENIGISRKRK is encoded by the coding sequence ATGGATGAACCAATCTCTTTCTCTGGGGCAGCAGACGGGTTTGCGGATTCCACGCGCCAGGAATCCTCTGCATCGCACCGACAGCCTTCAGGGCACGTCTGCCACATTATCTCGGGCGATCTGTGGGCCGGAGCTGCCTGCCAGGCATACCATCTCCTGTCTGATCTCATCAAGACCGAGACCATGTTGTTTTCTGCGATCACATTCAATCCCGGAAAGCTGACGAACCAGCTGACATCCATTGGGATGCCGGTGCTCTGCCTCCCCGAGGATAGACTTTCCTCCCTCGAAATTCTTTCCGAAATTCATCGCTATGTTGACAATCACGGGATCGACATCATTCATTGTCACGGCCATAAGGAACAGATTTTCGGCTGCATCGCCAGCCTGCTGTTGCGCAAGAGGGTGAAGGTGGTCAGGACGCTGCACGGCATGCCGGAACCGTACTCCGGATTGGCCGGTGTTCGGGCGAAGTGCTATCAAATACTGCAAAATTGCTGCTCGCTCTTTCTGACCGAAAAAATAGTCGTCGTCTCCAACGATATGAAAGATCGCCTTAAGCAGAGGAAATGGGCGAGAAAACTGATCTGCATCCATAACGGAATTGACCCGGAGAAAGTGAAACCGACGGTTTCACGCGAGCAAATGAAGAATCTGCTTGGCATTGTGGGAGATGATTATGTAATTGGAGTTGCCTGCAGGCTCGTACCAATCAAGAGACTTGATATCCTCCTTCAGACGATGCGATTTCTTCAGCAAAAGCATAAAGAAGTCCTGCTGCTGATTGCGGGCGACGGTCCATTGCTGAGTCAACTGAAGAGACAGGCGCAGCTTCTTGGAATCGAGAAGCGAGTTCGATTCCTCGGCTTCCGTACGGATATCTATGACGTAATGTCTACCTTCGATGTCTTTGTGATGACGTCGGATCATGAGGGTGTTCCGATGGGGTTACTCGAAGCAGTGGCATTGGGAATTCGCGTGGTGGCGCCTGCGGTGGGAGGCATTCCCGAAGTTGTGAACGACCACACAGCTGTCCTGCTTGAAAACCTCAATTGCGAAACCCTGGCGGATTGCCTGCACTCTGAAATTCTGAAGCATCGTGCCGGCGAAAAAGGCCATCTCACGCAAAAGCATCTTCCTCCCTCTTCCGGCGAAACATCCTTGAAAATGGTACAACTGTATGAAAATATCGGAATCTCCCGCAAGAGAAAATAA
- a CDS encoding sigma-54-dependent Fis family transcriptional regulator produces MRLKRKNAQIFIVDDDPLIRYSLRELLVREGFAVQAFEDGETALNFLEKQSCDLIFADINMPGLNGYDLLKSVKEHYGETAVILITAYGSIQGAVNGIKLGAFEYVTKPLNDEEVKLCIDRALEQKSLRLENLELKKQLSEKFGFRNLVGNDHQMQKIFQLISIVADTEATILIAGASGTGKSSIARAIHYHSRRKNQPLVEVSCGALSENLLESELFGHVKGAFTSAVADKIGKIEKAGEGTIFLDEIDTLTLGLQVKLLRFLQDKKFEKVGSAETIQSNVRVIAAANRDLDQCVAKGEFREDLFYRLNVVKIILPPLSERLGDVPALVEYFLDKYNRLNSRHIKGITPEVMKRLLSHSWPGNVRELENTIERAVILCAGDQITPEFLPDQIRTTSRMDSANRMVPLHLAVEDAEKRAIAKSLQHFKGNRNKTAEFLEINRTTLYQKMKKYGLLELTFKV; encoded by the coding sequence ATGCGGCTCAAGAGGAAGAACGCGCAGATTTTTATTGTCGACGATGACCCGCTCATCCGGTATTCTTTAAGGGAACTCCTTGTTCGCGAAGGATTCGCCGTTCAGGCATTCGAGGACGGGGAGACGGCGCTCAACTTCCTGGAGAAGCAGTCGTGCGACCTGATTTTCGCCGACATTAACATGCCGGGTCTGAATGGTTATGACTTGCTGAAAAGCGTCAAGGAACATTATGGAGAAACTGCGGTCATCTTGATCACCGCGTACGGCTCAATACAAGGCGCGGTGAACGGGATAAAATTGGGCGCCTTCGAGTACGTGACGAAGCCCCTCAACGACGAAGAAGTGAAACTGTGTATTGATCGAGCGCTGGAACAGAAGAGCCTGAGGCTCGAAAACCTGGAACTGAAGAAGCAACTGAGCGAAAAATTCGGGTTCAGGAACCTGGTAGGCAACGACCACCAGATGCAGAAAATCTTCCAGCTTATCTCCATTGTCGCCGATACCGAGGCAACTATCCTGATTGCGGGCGCCAGCGGCACCGGCAAGTCCAGTATCGCGAGGGCTATTCATTATCATTCCCGGCGAAAGAATCAGCCTCTTGTTGAAGTGAGCTGTGGAGCATTGTCGGAGAATCTGCTGGAAAGCGAGTTGTTCGGCCACGTGAAGGGGGCTTTCACAAGTGCGGTCGCCGATAAGATTGGGAAGATCGAGAAAGCCGGGGAAGGCACTATTTTCCTCGACGAGATCGACACGCTTACTCTGGGATTGCAGGTGAAATTGTTGCGATTCCTGCAGGATAAGAAATTCGAAAAAGTCGGCAGCGCCGAAACGATCCAAAGCAACGTTCGTGTTATCGCGGCCGCAAACCGGGATTTGGATCAGTGTGTGGCGAAAGGAGAATTCCGCGAAGACTTGTTCTACCGGTTGAACGTAGTCAAAATTATCCTGCCACCGCTGTCGGAACGTCTCGGAGATGTGCCGGCGCTCGTCGAATATTTTCTCGACAAGTACAATCGTCTGAATTCGCGACACATCAAGGGAATTACGCCCGAGGTGATGAAACGGCTGCTTTCTCATTCTTGGCCCGGAAACGTGAGAGAACTGGAAAACACGATTGAACGGGCGGTAATACTATGTGCGGGCGATCAGATCACGCCGGAATTTCTGCCCGATCAGATTCGCACCACCAGCCGGATGGATTCAGCCAACAGGATGGTGCCGCTCCATCTTGCGGTCGAGGACGCGGAGAAACGCGCCATCGCAAAATCACTGCAGCATTTTAAGGGGAATCGCAATAAAACAGCCGAGTTTCTGGAAATCAACCGGACGACCTTATATCAGAAGATGAAGAAATACGGCTTGCTCGAGTTGACCTTCAAGGTGTAG
- a CDS encoding phenylacetate--CoA ligase family protein, producing the protein MNPVIARHAIYLPIQRALGGDLKVALRFHADIERQPESELEKYQEGALKELLDHVFSNVPFYREIVRKQPDLRTKDPFDILARLPIVSKADIREDISLFRDSKYTPFWRSTSGSTGLPFRFCKDRPSLLQMDAAMHAVYSWYGIEIGDRQARIWGRALRPRQRMAQGVKDLLLNRRRLSAFGITRETSRTFFSALERFRPAFIYCYPNAAVLFARYLNDMSLNGRALSLKAIICTSEPLLENHRSFLTDAFGCPVISEYGNSENGILAFECERGQMHALCGNVILEFLNNGKPASPGCLAEIAVTELHSRSIPFIRYRTGDLGAPRAERCTCGRPLPLVQLSCGRDHSFILRPDGTRVHAALLAYILKQGILQFRVIQLNLRELIVEFVPDHTYTDGLERIFRKRLHKYFGKEFFIRFRKVAHIPPEKNGKVLYFVSQIGTQL; encoded by the coding sequence ATGAATCCCGTGATCGCAAGACATGCCATATATTTGCCCATTCAAAGGGCGCTTGGCGGGGACTTGAAAGTTGCGCTACGCTTTCATGCCGACATCGAACGCCAACCCGAGTCTGAATTGGAAAAGTATCAGGAAGGGGCCTTGAAGGAGCTTCTCGATCATGTATTCTCAAATGTTCCCTTCTATCGGGAAATCGTCCGCAAACAACCCGATCTCCGCACAAAAGATCCGTTTGATATCCTCGCGCGCCTTCCCATCGTCTCGAAGGCGGACATACGAGAGGACATCAGTCTCTTTCGAGATAGCAAATACACTCCCTTCTGGCGCAGCACAAGCGGGTCGACCGGTCTCCCCTTTCGCTTCTGCAAGGATCGTCCCTCCCTGCTCCAGATGGATGCCGCAATGCATGCAGTATATTCCTGGTACGGCATCGAAATCGGAGACAGACAGGCGAGAATCTGGGGCCGCGCCCTTCGCCCCCGCCAGCGAATGGCGCAAGGGGTAAAAGACCTTTTGCTCAATCGTCGGCGACTTTCGGCCTTCGGAATCACCCGCGAGACCTCACGCACATTTTTCTCCGCACTGGAACGGTTTCGGCCGGCCTTCATCTACTGCTATCCCAATGCCGCAGTCCTGTTCGCCCGATATCTCAACGATATGAGCCTGAACGGCAGAGCCCTCTCCCTAAAAGCCATCATCTGCACGAGTGAACCCCTGCTCGAAAACCACCGCTCATTCCTCACCGACGCATTCGGCTGCCCGGTCATCAGCGAGTACGGGAACAGTGAAAATGGCATTTTGGCATTCGAGTGCGAGAGAGGACAGATGCACGCGCTTTGCGGAAATGTGATCCTCGAGTTCCTCAACAACGGCAAACCTGCCTCCCCCGGCTGTCTCGCGGAAATAGCCGTCACGGAACTGCATAGTCGATCCATTCCCTTTATCCGGTATCGGACCGGTGATCTTGGCGCACCGCGCGCCGAAAGGTGCACGTGTGGCAGGCCGCTTCCGCTTGTCCAACTCTCGTGCGGACGCGACCATAGCTTCATTCTGCGGCCCGACGGTACCCGGGTACATGCAGCGCTGCTTGCCTACATCCTGAAACAGGGAATCCTTCAGTTCCGCGTCATCCAACTCAACTTGCGCGAACTTATCGTCGAATTCGTCCCGGACCACACGTATACGGACGGACTCGAGCGCATTTTCCGCAAGCGCCTCCACAAGTATTTCGGCAAGGAGTTTTTCATTCGGTTCCGAAAAGTTGCACACATTCCCCCTGAGAAGAACGGAAAGGTTTTGTACTTTGTCTCGCAAATAGGTACACAGCTCTAG
- a CDS encoding phenylacetate--CoA ligase family protein codes for MHPTIARHAIYLPVRKALGGNLETAIERQTALERLPHDRLRAYQEKALKRLIDHAIKNIPFYRDLGMRRLDVKGGSPLEIIQHFPITSKVRLRSDLRSFIADGHKVSWRSTSGSTGFPFRFCKDRLALLHMDAAMHAAYSWHDIQIGDRQARIWGRRLNRKQKFLQDIKDLLLNRRRLSAFEITSESSRFFFAVLDKLRPAFLYCYPNAAVLFARHLRQMRLNARSLSLKAIICTSEPLLELHRNILTDVFACSIINEYGNSENGILGIECERGNMHVLSGNVILEVRHKDKPAPPGIEGQIVVTELHSRSIPFIRYQTEDFGSLTTEPCPCGRTFPVIKLSPTRGSSVIACPDGRKVHDALLAYIFHEGVLQFRVVQEALTSLSVEVVPDHNYSKGLEENYRNKLLEYCGAGMNITFKKREAIQPEQSGKVSYFVSRLRETRN; via the coding sequence ATGCACCCGACTATCGCGCGCCATGCCATCTATCTGCCCGTCCGCAAGGCTCTCGGGGGGAATCTTGAGACAGCCATTGAACGCCAGACGGCTCTCGAGCGTCTGCCCCACGATCGATTGAGAGCATATCAGGAGAAAGCCCTGAAAAGACTCATCGATCATGCCATAAAAAACATACCCTTTTATCGGGACTTGGGGATGAGGCGCCTTGATGTGAAAGGAGGGAGCCCGCTGGAAATCATCCAGCACTTTCCGATCACCTCCAAAGTCCGCCTCCGAAGCGATCTTCGATCGTTTATCGCCGATGGCCACAAAGTATCGTGGCGCTCCACAAGCGGTTCGACGGGCTTTCCTTTTCGCTTTTGCAAAGATCGCCTGGCGCTGCTGCATATGGACGCCGCAATGCATGCCGCATATAGCTGGCATGACATACAAATCGGTGACAGACAGGCGCGTATTTGGGGCAGGCGGCTGAACCGAAAGCAGAAATTCCTTCAAGACATCAAGGATCTGCTGCTCAACCGCCGGCGATTATCGGCCTTTGAAATTACATCTGAGTCTTCCCGTTTCTTCTTTGCTGTGCTCGACAAATTGCGACCGGCGTTTCTTTACTGTTATCCGAATGCGGCCGTGCTTTTCGCCCGCCACCTTCGACAGATGCGACTCAATGCACGCTCGCTTTCTCTAAAAGCCATTATTTGCACAAGTGAACCACTACTTGAACTTCATCGCAATATTCTCACGGATGTATTTGCCTGTTCCATAATCAATGAATACGGGAACAGTGAAAACGGGATTCTTGGAATCGAGTGCGAGCGCGGGAACATGCATGTTCTTTCCGGCAATGTGATCCTCGAGGTTCGTCATAAAGATAAACCGGCTCCTCCGGGCATAGAGGGACAGATCGTCGTTACGGAACTACATAGCCGCTCCATTCCTTTCATCCGATACCAGACCGAGGACTTTGGCAGTCTGACAACTGAGCCATGTCCCTGTGGACGGACATTTCCTGTTATAAAGCTTTCCCCTACCCGGGGGTCCAGCGTCATTGCCTGCCCGGACGGACGCAAAGTTCATGATGCTCTTCTCGCCTATATTTTTCATGAAGGTGTGCTTCAGTTTCGGGTGGTGCAGGAGGCCCTCACCAGTCTTAGCGTTGAAGTGGTGCCCGATCACAATTATTCAAAGGGTCTGGAAGAAAACTACCGAAACAAGCTGCTCGAATACTGCGGCGCCGGTATGAACATCACCTTTAAGAAACGGGAAGCAATCCAACCGGAACAAAGCGGCAAGGTTTCTTATTTTGTTTCCCGGCTGCGGGAGACACGGAATTGA
- a CDS encoding DUF3473 domain-containing protein: MRNALTIDVEDYFQVESFKSLVKFESWEQFALRVEANVDRLLAILEEEQIRCTFFVLGWIADRAPQVVRRIHGQGHEVASHGYAHQMVTGQTPGEFRDDIHKAKSILEDITGEGILGYRAPTFSVTRNTFWALDALVEEGFLYDSSVFPVRHDRYGIPDWTQYITRVQLRNGASILEVPPLTAKVLGTNIPLGGGGYFRLAPLWLSRWAILRFNSVGHPAVIYLHPWEIDASQPRFPLPPLQRFRHYVNIETTERKLRRLLAGARFTSVRNVLSL, translated from the coding sequence ATGAGAAACGCACTGACAATCGACGTTGAAGATTACTTTCAGGTGGAGAGCTTCAAATCCCTGGTCAAGTTCGAATCCTGGGAGCAATTTGCTCTGCGCGTGGAGGCGAATGTCGACCGCCTGTTGGCAATTCTTGAGGAAGAGCAAATAAGATGCACTTTTTTCGTCCTCGGATGGATTGCTGACCGTGCTCCTCAAGTCGTCCGCCGCATTCACGGACAAGGACATGAGGTCGCCAGTCACGGCTATGCGCATCAGATGGTAACCGGACAGACGCCGGGCGAATTCCGTGACGACATCCATAAGGCGAAATCAATTCTTGAAGATATTACCGGCGAGGGGATATTAGGGTACCGGGCGCCAACCTTCTCTGTAACCCGCAATACTTTCTGGGCCCTTGATGCGCTGGTGGAGGAAGGTTTTCTTTATGATTCGAGTGTCTTCCCCGTTCGCCACGACCGCTACGGCATTCCGGATTGGACACAATACATCACGCGCGTCCAGCTTCGCAATGGAGCCTCCATACTGGAGGTCCCACCGTTGACCGCAAAGGTGCTGGGAACCAACATCCCCCTGGGCGGCGGCGGTTATTTCCGCCTCGCTCCATTATGGCTGTCCCGCTGGGCAATCCTGCGCTTCAATTCGGTCGGTCATCCGGCAGTGATCTACCTGCATCCCTGGGAAATCGACGCAAGTCAGCCACGCTTCCCCCTCCCCCCCCTGCAGAGGTTTCGGCACTACGTCAACATTGAGACGACCGAAAGGAAGCTTCGCCGCCTCTTGGCAGGCGCCCGGTTTACTTCAGTGAGAAACGTGCTTTCGCTCTAA
- a CDS encoding glycosyltransferase, with protein MFEQSAQMKSNYGGTQEDLPVVSIIVPAYNSRATIGPCLQSIRALEYPAEKIELIVIDNGSKDETRDIAAKAGATVIVRSDIFVSEMRNVAAKQARGEVFAFVDSDCVIAADWLINALRHLKNEAVGAAGCGYALGASPCWIERHWFYLHLDSGARAVTFLPAGNMAVRQSVFQKVGGFDPHLETGEDSDLCLRLRKEGFQIISDGAIRNVHLGNPKSLRKFLRKEIWYGKGLAACMNSHDWKDRTFVLTNLFLVSLFGMAAGIILSLLAGNPILLICGLSGAIMVVLVSTAYRTIQRRSLTSFFHLAVLHAVYYLGRSISLSEIYCRHIAAVFRVFGRRRSAKSEILK; from the coding sequence ATGTTCGAACAATCCGCACAAATGAAAAGCAATTACGGAGGAACGCAAGAGGACCTTCCCGTTGTATCGATCATTGTTCCCGCATATAATTCCCGGGCCACGATCGGGCCCTGCCTGCAATCGATTCGCGCCCTCGAATATCCGGCAGAAAAAATCGAGCTTATCGTGATCGATAATGGCTCAAAGGACGAAACGAGAGACATAGCTGCCAAGGCGGGCGCAACAGTAATCGTTCGCTCCGACATTTTCGTCTCCGAGATGCGAAATGTGGCGGCCAAGCAGGCGCGCGGAGAAGTTTTTGCCTTCGTCGATTCCGATTGCGTCATCGCTGCCGACTGGCTCATTAACGCGCTTCGCCATCTCAAGAACGAGGCGGTCGGCGCAGCCGGGTGCGGATATGCGCTCGGCGCCTCTCCTTGCTGGATCGAACGGCATTGGTTTTATCTGCATTTGGACTCAGGCGCTCGCGCCGTCACATTCCTGCCGGCGGGAAACATGGCGGTGCGGCAATCAGTGTTTCAAAAAGTGGGCGGCTTCGATCCCCACCTTGAGACGGGCGAGGACAGCGACCTCTGCCTACGGCTTCGCAAAGAGGGATTTCAGATCATTTCGGATGGCGCAATCAGAAACGTCCATCTTGGAAATCCGAAGTCCCTGCGGAAATTCCTCCGCAAGGAAATCTGGTACGGGAAAGGCCTGGCCGCTTGTATGAATTCGCACGATTGGAAGGATCGCACCTTTGTGCTGACCAACCTGTTTCTGGTTTCCCTCTTTGGGATGGCGGCAGGAATAATCCTCTCTCTGCTCGCCGGAAATCCAATTCTTCTGATTTGCGGACTCAGCGGAGCAATAATGGTAGTTCTTGTTTCGACCGCTTACCGTACTATCCAAAGACGGTCGTTAACCAGCTTCTTTCATCTTGCAGTCCTGCATGCCGTCTACTATCTCGGCCGATCCATCTCGCTGTCCGAAATCTATTGCCGTCACATTGCAGCAGTGTTTCGGGTCTTCGGGAGAAGACGAAGCGCTAAATCAGAAATACTGAAATGA
- a CDS encoding glycosyltransferase family 1 protein yields MKISESPARENKALRVVGLIQGREEDPLSRAGVNFRFYKEFRRRATVVKVIDVEPAGLRRISLALRSFHPDRKRWARRFYENPVIFMARTRLAEEQLHELDNSYDVILQDGAMWMPGRRNDHKPLLTYHDSNVILGSSGGPYAQGSHYRGETLRRAIALEKEVYNRASRVVTFSEWVRNSMVRDFQVPEGKTKVAKPGVNFDIPTDFQKRYDERTILFVGRNFERKGGPVLLRAFRRVREMLKRAKLIILGCSPPVSQDGVIVKGLIPREREDEIEELYQSASVFALPSRFEPFGLVFLEAMAYRLPCVGTNICAMPEIIGDGECGFLVRPDDHKGLAEKLIILLENPKLMRQMGERGYSKVTTDYTWEQFARSIHRYCKEIV; encoded by the coding sequence ATGAAAATATCGGAATCTCCCGCAAGAGAAAATAAGGCACTCCGGGTCGTTGGACTTATTCAGGGCCGCGAGGAAGACCCGCTGAGTCGAGCCGGCGTTAACTTCCGCTTCTACAAGGAATTCAGGCGTCGAGCCACCGTTGTCAAAGTCATCGACGTTGAACCCGCCGGATTGCGGCGCATATCGCTGGCGCTCCGCTCCTTTCACCCCGACCGCAAGCGCTGGGCGCGCCGATTCTATGAGAACCCGGTCATTTTCATGGCTCGAACGCGGCTTGCGGAAGAACAATTGCACGAACTGGACAACTCATACGATGTGATCCTGCAGGATGGCGCCATGTGGATGCCCGGCCGCCGAAATGATCATAAACCGTTGCTCACATATCATGACAGCAATGTCATCCTTGGCAGTAGCGGCGGTCCCTATGCCCAGGGCTCGCATTATCGGGGAGAGACGCTCCGGCGGGCGATAGCTCTCGAGAAGGAGGTATACAATCGCGCTTCGCGGGTGGTCACCTTCTCCGAGTGGGTGCGAAACTCGATGGTCCGCGATTTTCAAGTGCCGGAAGGTAAGACCAAAGTGGCCAAGCCCGGTGTCAATTTTGATATCCCCACCGACTTCCAGAAGCGGTATGATGAACGAACCATCCTCTTTGTCGGTCGGAACTTCGAACGAAAAGGTGGGCCGGTTCTCCTTCGGGCTTTTCGGCGCGTGCGAGAGATGCTGAAGAGGGCAAAACTGATCATCCTCGGCTGCTCACCACCCGTCTCACAGGATGGTGTCATCGTCAAAGGCCTGATCCCGCGGGAGCGCGAGGATGAAATTGAGGAGCTCTATCAGTCGGCATCGGTTTTCGCGCTGCCTTCCAGGTTTGAGCCGTTTGGACTCGTCTTTCTTGAGGCAATGGCATATAGGCTGCCGTGCGTGGGGACAAACATCTGTGCGATGCCGGAAATCATCGGCGACGGAGAGTGCGGATTTCTGGTCCGACCCGACGATCACAAAGGTCTTGCGGAAAAGCTGATTATCCTGCTGGAAAATCCGAAGTTGATGCGGCAAATGGGCGAGAGAGGATACAGCAAAGTCACAACCGACTATACCTGGGAACAGTTCGCACGCTCTATTCATCGGTACTGTAAGGAAATTGTCTAA
- a CDS encoding polysaccharide deacetylase family protein: MLPERRNTVGRFTCKVLSYHRVLPADLLSGQLTQRSLLVPAESFRRHMMYIRKNYRVVTADELARALHSGKGFSQPSCAVTFDDGWRDNYLYAFPILKEFAIPATLFVAVNHIETGQDFWPERLARLLSSIESSNPNLDLLKEMLPIKANAHSTPAEFANLATISLKDKPLARIEQILAQLEAMPGLRRNHIRTERPISYWHELEEMIESGLVTVGSHTLSHVILPREDDKVRTEEVVRSREIIEEKLRRPVLHFAYPNGEFDDATESLVKDSGYRSAFTCLNGVNGATTSPYRIRRIHIFDPQDTGQNGFSEIQFSIRISNCYQYIKRCRNLLTRRRY, translated from the coding sequence ATGCTGCCGGAGAGGAGGAATACAGTGGGCAGATTCACCTGTAAAGTTCTGAGTTACCATCGCGTTTTGCCGGCGGACCTTCTCTCGGGACAACTAACGCAGCGTTCGCTGCTGGTGCCGGCGGAGTCGTTCCGGCGCCATATGATGTACATACGGAAGAACTACCGTGTTGTGACTGCGGATGAACTGGCTCGCGCGCTCCATTCCGGCAAGGGGTTCAGTCAGCCTTCGTGTGCGGTCACATTTGATGACGGCTGGCGTGACAACTATTTGTATGCCTTTCCCATTCTCAAAGAATTCGCCATTCCCGCCACTCTTTTTGTGGCCGTGAATCATATAGAAACGGGGCAGGATTTCTGGCCGGAACGCTTGGCGCGACTTCTTTCTTCCATTGAATCATCCAATCCGAACCTGGATCTCCTAAAGGAAATGCTACCGATCAAGGCGAACGCCCATTCAACTCCGGCCGAATTCGCGAATCTCGCAACCATCTCCCTGAAAGACAAGCCGCTCGCTCGTATTGAGCAAATACTGGCACAACTTGAAGCGATGCCGGGACTGAGGCGCAACCACATCAGAACGGAACGCCCCATCTCCTATTGGCATGAACTCGAAGAAATGATCGAGTCGGGCCTTGTCACAGTGGGGTCGCACACGCTGTCGCATGTGATATTGCCCCGCGAGGACGACAAGGTGCGCACGGAAGAGGTTGTTCGATCGAGGGAAATTATCGAGGAAAAGCTTCGCCGGCCCGTCCTCCATTTTGCATATCCGAACGGTGAATTTGACGACGCAACAGAATCCCTCGTCAAGGATTCAGGTTACCGTTCCGCCTTCACCTGCCTTAATGGGGTCAACGGTGCGACCACTTCTCCCTATCGCATCAGGCGCATCCACATCTTTGATCCGCAGGATACCGGCCAAAACGGTTTCTCGGAGATTCAATTCTCAATAAGGATTTCCAATTGTTATCAATATATAAAGAGATGCCGGAATCTTCTCACCAGGCGAAGGTATTAA
- a CDS encoding glycosyltransferase: protein MIDEIFFISFFLLLYPVFLYPVCMLLLYNLRRRPIIRNPFPGKVTVIITAHNEESKIRDKLENTLNQDFPHERLQILVASDFSTDATDSIVGAYAERGVTLIRPDRRGGKEYAQKYAVGKATGDVIVFSDVGTELEIGGISRITSNFADPTVGCVSSRDVFLAPGRAVSGEGIYVRYEMLLRKLETGAHSVVGLSGSFFAARTNICAGIRTDTQSDFQTLLNAVRLGYRGVADPQAIGYYRELAAPHNELRRKIRTVLRGITTLMTNADLLNPLQFGLFSFQLISHKLLRWLVPLFLFLMLITSAAGAFDSALFRLAFLAQCVAYALALAAFLNRRISRIGPMALFRYGLISNIGIIVAWLKFLRGERIVYWEPSKR from the coding sequence ATGATCGATGAAATCTTTTTCATCTCATTCTTTCTGCTACTCTATCCGGTGTTCCTTTATCCCGTGTGCATGCTCCTCCTCTACAATCTGCGGCGGCGTCCCATTATCCGGAACCCTTTCCCGGGGAAAGTCACGGTTATCATTACGGCTCATAACGAAGAAAGCAAAATTCGAGACAAACTCGAGAATACGCTGAATCAGGATTTTCCGCACGAGCGGTTGCAGATCCTCGTGGCCTCCGATTTCTCGACGGATGCCACCGATTCAATTGTTGGCGCTTATGCCGAGCGTGGAGTCACCCTCATCCGGCCCGACCGCCGCGGCGGAAAAGAATATGCGCAGAAATACGCGGTGGGCAAAGCTACAGGAGATGTAATCGTCTTTTCGGATGTCGGCACGGAGTTAGAGATCGGCGGAATCAGCCGCATCACATCGAACTTCGCAGACCCTACAGTCGGCTGTGTCAGTAGCCGGGATGTATTTCTGGCTCCCGGCCGCGCGGTCTCCGGCGAAGGAATCTATGTCCGGTATGAAATGCTTCTGCGGAAATTGGAAACCGGCGCACACTCAGTCGTGGGTCTCAGCGGCTCATTTTTTGCCGCGCGCACGAACATTTGCGCGGGAATCCGGACAGATACGCAGAGTGACTTTCAAACTCTCCTGAACGCGGTCCGGCTGGGCTACCGCGGGGTGGCCGACCCGCAAGCCATCGGATACTATCGTGAGCTTGCGGCGCCGCATAATGAGTTGCGCCGAAAAATACGAACTGTCCTTCGCGGAATAACCACCTTGATGACAAACGCGGACTTGTTGAACCCGTTGCAGTTCGGTCTCTTTTCATTCCAACTCATCAGCCATAAGCTGCTGAGATGGCTGGTTCCTTTGTTTCTGTTCCTCATGCTTATTACCAGCGCCGCCGGGGCATTCGATAGCGCCCTCTTTCGGCTGGCGTTCCTCGCACAGTGCGTTGCATACGCCCTCGCACTTGCGGCCTTCTTGAACAGGAGAATCTCCCGGATCGGCCCGATGGCGCTTTTCCGGTACGGGCTGATCAGCAATATCGGAATCATCGTTGCCTGGCTCAAGTTTCTCCGAGGCGAAAGAATCGTCTACTGGGAGCCTTCAAAGAGATAG